A single region of the Glycine max cultivar Williams 82 chromosome 20, Glycine_max_v4.0, whole genome shotgun sequence genome encodes:
- the LOC547648 gene encoding uncharacterized protein LOC547648: MAISSNASPFDSIIFDLDDTLYPSSTGIDKCVKKNIQLFLIQKCGFSESEAFTLRVDLFKTYGSTLAGLRALGHDITAEEYHGFVHGRLPYDSINPDHHLRNLLCTIKQRKIVFTNSDRIHAMRSLDRLGIKDCFEQIICFETINPNLPYSTRPDEFLILLKPSLDAFKIALDAANVDPRRTLFLDDSVRNIAAGKEMGLHTVLVGKTEKSKGADYAVECVNDLAQVIPEIWANEMDGEDQTMTRTKSELEAVLACAVVGA, encoded by the exons ATGGCCATCTCCAGCAACGCTTCTCCTTTTGATTCCATCATCTTCG ATTTGGACGACACCTTGTACCCGTCAAGCACCGGTATTGACAAGTGCGTCAAGAAAAACATCCAACTCTTTCTCATCCAGAAATGCGGATTCTCAGAATCCGAAGCCTTCACCCTCCGAGTTGATCTCTTCAAAACCTACGGAAGCACCCTTGCCGGTTTAAGA GCACTAGGCCATGATATCACCGCAGAGGAGTACCATGG TTTCGTGCACGGAAGGCTACCTTACGACTCCATCAACCCTGATCATCACTTACGGAACCTTCTCTGCACCATCAAACAGAGAAAAATT GTTTTTACTAATTCGGACAGGATTCACGCGATGAGGTCGTTGGATAGACTTGGGATCAAGGACTGTTTCGAGCAAATCATATGTTTCGAGACTATAAACCCGAACCTTCCATATTCCACCCGACCCGATGAATTCCTCATCCTCCTTAAACCGTCTCTCGACGCCTTCAAGATCGCCCTTGACGCTGCCAACGTGGATCCTCGTCGTACG TTATTTCTGGATGACAGCGTTCGCAATATTGCCGCGGGAAAAGAAATGGGTCTCCACACTGTTCTG GTTGGGAAGACAGAGAAAAGCAAAGGAGCAGACTATGCAGTGGAGTGTGTGAATGACTTGGCACAAGTGATCCCAGAGATATGGGCAAACGAAATGGACGGTGAGGATCAAACGATGACACGTACCAAGAGTGAATTGGAGGCCGTACTCGCGTGTGCTGTGGTTGGAGCTTGA
- the LOC100801533 gene encoding Thermospermine synthase ACAULIS5-like, producing the protein MGEIALPNGISNGNINGVNGQSHSLNGYRKSCWYEEEIEEDLRWCFALNSILHTGASQYQDIALLDTKPFGKALVIDGKLQSAETDEFIYHECLVHPALLHNPSPKNVFIMGGGEGSTARELLRHKTIDKVVMCDIDEEVVNFCKSYFVVNKEAFRDTRLEVVINDARVELEARDESYDVIIGDLADPIDGGPCYKLYTKSFYELIVKPRLKQGGIFVTQAGPAGIFSHTEVFSCIYNTLRQVFKYVVPYSAHIPSYADIWGWVMASDSPLDLSAEELDLRMRHRIKGENGYLDGKTFTSASTLSKTVRNSLDNETHVYTEESARFIYGHGKHA; encoded by the exons ATGGGTGAGATAGCTTTACCAAATGGCATTAGCAATGGCAATATTAATGGAGTCAATGGACAAAGCCATTCTCTTAATGGTTACAGGAAGAGTTGTTGGTATGAAGAAGAGATTGAAGAGGACTTAAGATGGTGCTTTGCTCTCAATAG TATATTGCATACAGGAGCTAGCCAGTACCAAGACATTGCATTGTTGGACACAAAGCCCTTTGGAAAG GCTTTGGTAATTGATGGAAAGCTTCAGAGTGCAGAGACAGATGAATTTATCTACCACGAGTGTCTAGTTCATCCGGCTCTGCTTCACAATCCTAG CCCAAAGAATGTTTTTATTATGGGAGGAGGAGAAGGCTCCACTGCAAGGGAATTGCTTAGGCATAAGACTATAGACAAAGTTGTAATGTGTGACATAGATGAG GAGGTGGTGAATTTCTGCAAATCGTACTTTGTGGTGAACAAGGAAGCATTCCGTGACACAAGACTTGAGGTCGTGATCAACGATGCCAG GGTTGAACTAGAAGCCAGAGATGAGAGCTATGATGTGATAATTGGCGACTTGGCAGACCCAATTGATGGAGGTCCTTGCTATAAACTTTACACCAAGTCCTTCTATGAGTTGATTGTCAAGCCTAGACTGAAGCAAGGTGGCATATTTGTAACACAG GCAGGACCAGCTGGAATATTTAGTCACACAGAAGTCTTCTCATGTATCTACAACACCTTAAGACAAGTTTTCAAGT ATGTTGTGCCTTATTCAGCTCACATCCCATCCTATGCTGATATTTGGGGATGGGTTATG GCTTCAGATTCTCCATTAGACCTGAGTGCAGAAGAGCTAGACCTCAGAATGAGACATAGGATTAAGGGGGAGAATGGATATCTTGATGGGAAAACATTCACATCAGCCTCAACTTTGAGCAAAACTGTTCGCAACTC GCTGGACAATGAAACTCATGTATACACAGAGGAAAGTGCTAGGTTCATATATGGCCATGGCAAGCATGCATAA
- the LOC102667547 gene encoding protein MAIN-LIKE 1-like, with the protein MVMILRVPVIFADDVPVVPAVPQAEPAVAGDEPMVDVDAQDTNAETDAQDTDAEDAADEAEGFPSGLRDPSVLTEYAEHVVASVWSGQEQPELKLSSNGRKVHKLGRPLPAIEEMVAGTRLSPLIACSIDTGDQRSISSFVERWHQETSTFHLPVGEVSITLDDIASLLHLPIVGDFHAFQPLHINEAVLMLVELLMVSPEVAMAEIGHCCGPYVRLHWLRDVYQRRCQTQHWTAAARAYHLHLLDCTLFANKSATRVHVCWIYEHFSSVAECNADPDYDEVSPHACRWIATKKTVKKISTVMYKQRLDRLRIPYVCWMPYAEHRPVQEFHPITCFLGQFRRGPVVVRYRPERVMRQFGYVQCIPAHPVDSWVSFDNVDDRWAHYSDHLAPAGDICVVPGQCALDYIDWFFVISHPFMTAPQTSDPPRDASATQPRHIPQELAPASTHADEPRYAVAYHAIAEMLEHHLSLNEVTPGTSTHEVIQKCLRIASGVTKDRNVHAGSRRRRRMNQS; encoded by the exons ATGGTGATGATTCTGAGGGTACCTGTCATTTTTGCCGATGATGTGCCTGTGGTGCCTGCGGTACCACAGGCTGAGCCTGCTGTAGCTGGCGATGAACCCATGGTAGATGTTGACGCACAGGACACTAATGCAGAGACTGACGCACAAGATACCGATGCAGAGGATGCTGCAGATGAGGCTGAGGGATTTCCTAGTGGACTCAGGGACCCATCAGTGCTTACGGAGTATGCTGAGCATGTTGTAGCCAGTGTATGGTCTGGACag gaacAACCTGAGTTGAAGTTATCCTCCAATGGGAGGAAGGTGCATAAATTAGGCAGGCCTCTTCCTGCAATTGAGGAGATGGTTGCTGGGACAAGATTAAGTCCTCTGATCGCGTGTTCAATAGACACCGGCGATCAGAGAAGTATATCCTCGTTTGTCGAGAGGTGGCACCAGGAGACGAGTACTTTCCATCTTCCAGTGGGGGAGGTATCCATCACGCTGGACGACATCGCGTCTCTTCTTCATCTGCCGATCGTTGGCGACTTCCACGCCTTCCAGCCTCTGCACATCAACGAGGCGGTGCTGATGTTGGTTGAGTTACTGATGGTCTCACCAGAGGTAGCCATGGCCGAGATAGGACACTGTTGTGGACCATACGTACGCTTACATTGGCTACGAGACGTATACCAGCGCAGATGTCAGACCCAACACTGGACAGCTGCAGCTCGTGCTTATCATCTGCATCTTCTGgattgcactctttttgctaataagagtgcaacccGTGTTCATGTT TGTTGGATATATGAACACTTTTCGTCTGTTGCAGAGTGCAATGCTGATCCAGACTACGACGAGGTGTCACCACATGCGTGTCGATGGATTGCCACAAAGAAGACTGTCAAGAAGATATCTACAGTGATGTACAAGCAGCGCCTGGATCGTCTCAGGATTCCATATGTCTGTTGGATGCCATATGCGGAGCACCGACCGGTCCAGGAGTTTCATCCGATTACATGTTTCTTAGGACAGTTCCGCAGGGGGCCTGTTGTTGTCAGATACAGACCGGAGAGGGTTATGCGCCAGTTCGGATATGTCCAGTGCATTCCTGCACACCCTGTCGATTCATGGGTGTCATTTGACAATGTAGACGATAGGTGGGCGCACTACTCAGACCATCTGGCGCCAGCAGGTGACATATGTGTTGTGCCAGGTCAGTGTGCGCTCGACTACATCGACTGGTTCTTTGTGATATCGCATCCATTCATGACTGCGCCACAGACATCAGATCCTCCTCGAGATGCATCTGCGACACAGCCCAGACATATCCCTCAGGAGCTAGCACCAGCATCGACACATGCGGATGAGCCCAGATATGCAGTG GCTTACCATGCCATCGCAGAGATGTTGGAGCATCATCTTAGTCTAAATGAAGTCACGCCAGGCACATCGACAcatgaggtcatccaaaaatGCCTCAGGATTGCCAGCGGTGTCACAAAAGACCGCAATGTGCATGCCGGGTCTCGACGTAGGCGGCGCATGAATCAGTCATAG